One genomic region from Glaciimonas sp. PAMC28666 encodes:
- a CDS encoding NAD(P)H-hydrate dehydratase: protein MTALYASSEIRRIEQTAQLQFPPYTLMQRAGQAAADTALRLLGGNPHKARILVLVGPGNNGGDALEAATILTHAGADVVALLQADSTKLPPDAANALARAKRAGVHMMPTEQFSTIDSVTWSLVIDGLLGIGVTRALDGPLRSLVATVNTFSCLVLALDVPTGLDADTGIVVGPDGIAIVADHTVTFIGDKTGLHTGDGPDYAGKVTIAGLNLPENLSVPPRSWLNAPELFAHNLQPRARNSNKGSFGSVAVIGGATGMAGAPILAGRAAAKSGAGKVFVGFLDAAPAYDSGQPELMCRHAAEIDLASATLVVGTGLGTSQQAHDVLIKTLMAQSQLLLDADALNLIALEPALQQLVGQRRHSGLATVMTPHPLEAARLLGSSAADIQFDRLKAARGLAQRFNAVVVLKGAGSIIARPDGDTVINPTGNPALATGGSGDVLSGICGALLAQGWSDWHAAIGAVWLHGSAADLLVSQGCGPIGMTAGELIPAVRSLFNSLVNKH, encoded by the coding sequence ATGACCGCACTCTACGCAAGCTCGGAAATTCGACGCATCGAGCAAACTGCACAACTTCAATTCCCGCCTTATACCTTGATGCAGCGGGCTGGCCAGGCGGCTGCGGATACTGCATTACGCCTACTCGGGGGGAACCCGCATAAAGCACGTATTTTAGTGTTGGTCGGACCCGGCAATAATGGTGGCGATGCCCTGGAAGCGGCGACCATACTGACGCACGCCGGGGCCGATGTTGTCGCGCTATTGCAGGCCGACTCAACCAAGTTGCCGCCGGATGCGGCGAATGCCCTCGCCCGCGCTAAACGTGCCGGTGTCCATATGATGCCAACCGAACAGTTTTCCACTATTGACAGCGTGACATGGTCGCTGGTGATCGATGGCTTGCTGGGTATCGGGGTGACCCGCGCACTGGATGGTCCCTTACGCAGTTTAGTTGCGACGGTTAATACATTCTCCTGTTTGGTTTTGGCGCTTGACGTCCCCACCGGACTGGATGCTGATACCGGCATCGTTGTAGGTCCCGACGGGATCGCCATTGTGGCTGACCATACCGTTACGTTTATCGGCGATAAAACCGGATTGCATACGGGCGACGGCCCTGACTACGCCGGAAAGGTCACCATTGCCGGCCTCAATCTCCCTGAAAACCTGTCAGTGCCGCCGCGATCGTGGCTGAATGCGCCCGAATTATTCGCCCATAACCTGCAACCACGCGCACGCAACTCAAATAAAGGCAGTTTTGGTAGCGTCGCCGTCATCGGCGGTGCAACAGGCATGGCGGGTGCGCCCATCCTGGCCGGACGCGCTGCAGCCAAGTCCGGCGCAGGTAAAGTCTTCGTCGGTTTTCTTGACGCTGCCCCTGCCTATGATAGCGGTCAGCCGGAGTTAATGTGCCGACACGCGGCTGAGATTGACCTGGCATCGGCAACGTTGGTGGTCGGGACCGGATTAGGTACTTCGCAACAAGCGCATGATGTATTAATAAAAACCCTGATGGCGCAAAGCCAATTGCTGCTGGACGCCGACGCGTTGAATTTGATTGCGCTCGAACCCGCGTTGCAACAGCTGGTGGGGCAACGGCGTCACTCCGGACTTGCGACGGTCATGACCCCTCACCCGTTGGAAGCAGCTCGCCTGCTCGGCAGCAGCGCTGCAGACATACAGTTTGACCGACTAAAAGCGGCACGCGGGTTGGCGCAACGCTTTAATGCGGTGGTCGTTCTCAAGGGTGCCGGCAGCATTATTGCGCGTCCCGATGGCGACACGGTCATCAACCCGACTGGAAATCCTGCGTTGGCCACAGGCGGAAGCGGCGACGTGCTGTCCGGCATTTGTGGTGCGCTATTAGCGCAAGGTTGGTCCGATTGGCATGCCGCCATTGGGGCAGTTTGGTTACACGGCAGCGCTGCAGATCTTTTGGTATCTCAGGGTTGCGGGCCTATCGGCATGACGGCGGGCGAGTTAATTCCGGCGGTACGAAGTCTATTCAATTCGTTGGTCAATAAGCACTGA